In Synechococcus sp. CB0101, a genomic segment contains:
- a CDS encoding LCP family protein, with the protein MKSEGLKSIGMRPRDERGPILMAIAVGLGGGLLLAAPLTQLLDGPPAGSNHEVVNPFSRWAGMGEKEVVILGTDLGGGNTDVMYTLRVDNGVTKLTQVPRDTFIDSARFGPLKANALYAYGGPEAVKQELSKHLGRPVQHHILVNLSVIRRLGDALGGLEVDVPKRMYYTDRTQGLYIDLQPGRQVLRGRDIEGFLRFRHDEMGDIGRLDRQKLLLKALFDQITKPENLVRMPALLAAAGKDMKTDLGPMEIGGLMTAMGGTRLDAERLGGRPFMRDGISYWEAEWPKPSAGDAAAGNPDRYGSVY; encoded by the coding sequence ATGAAGAGCGAAGGCCTGAAGAGCATCGGCATGCGCCCCCGCGATGAGCGCGGCCCGATCCTGATGGCCATTGCCGTGGGCCTCGGTGGCGGCTTGCTGCTGGCAGCGCCGCTCACCCAGTTGCTGGATGGCCCGCCTGCGGGCAGCAACCACGAGGTGGTGAATCCGTTCAGCCGCTGGGCCGGCATGGGCGAGAAGGAGGTGGTGATCCTCGGCACCGATTTGGGCGGCGGCAACACCGATGTGATGTACACCCTGCGGGTGGACAACGGCGTCACCAAGCTCACCCAGGTGCCGCGCGACACCTTCATCGATTCAGCCCGCTTTGGCCCGCTCAAGGCCAATGCCCTCTATGCCTACGGCGGCCCCGAGGCCGTGAAGCAGGAGCTCTCCAAGCACCTCGGCCGGCCGGTGCAGCACCACATCCTGGTGAACCTTTCGGTGATCCGTCGCCTCGGCGATGCCCTCGGCGGCCTGGAGGTGGATGTGCCCAAGCGCATGTATTACACCGATCGAACCCAAGGCCTCTACATCGATCTGCAACCCGGCCGCCAGGTGCTGCGCGGCCGCGATATCGAAGGCTTCCTGCGCTTCCGCCACGACGAGATGGGTGACATCGGCCGCCTCGATCGCCAGAAGCTCTTGCTCAAAGCCCTGTTTGACCAAATCACCAAACCGGAAAACCTGGTGCGCATGCCCGCCCTGCTGGCCGCCGCCGGCAAGGACATGAAAACCGACCTGGGCCCGATGGAAATCGGCGGCCTCATGACCGCCATGGGCGGCACCCGGCTCGATGCCGAACGCCTGGGCGGACGCCCTTTCATGCGCGATGGCATCAGCTACTGGGAGGCGGAGTGGCCCAAGCCCAGCGCAGGCGACGCCGCCGCGGGCAATCCTGATCGCTACGGCTCGGTGTACTGA
- a CDS encoding DUF6737 family protein, whose product MAESLWSQKPWWCQPWSILLTGVVVVGGSWWWLRIWWITAPLALGVLLWWWLFLVAVPAAYRAEQVAEGKAPDQYTEP is encoded by the coding sequence ATGGCTGAGAGTCTCTGGAGCCAGAAACCCTGGTGGTGTCAGCCCTGGTCGATCCTGCTCACCGGCGTGGTGGTGGTGGGCGGCAGCTGGTGGTGGCTGCGGATCTGGTGGATCACGGCGCCGCTGGCGCTTGGGGTGCTGCTGTGGTGGTGGCTATTTCTGGTGGCAGTGCCGGCGGCCTACCGGGCCGAGCAGGTGGCTGAGGGGAAGGCCCCAGATCAGTACACCGAGCCGTAG
- a CDS encoding MgtC/SapB family protein, producing the protein MSWIPAISPDLEVLMRLGLAVLCGMAVGFNRAQHFRHPQPSRLRMHVLVGLSACLMVLAAGPDLEARSRVIQGVATGVGFLGAGEILVDRRGNGHDDPTPQVHGLTSAASIWFTAALGVTVAAASPLMALVALLLALLVLSRSGQAHG; encoded by the coding sequence ATGAGCTGGATCCCTGCCATTTCGCCTGATCTTGAGGTGCTGATGCGCCTGGGGTTAGCCGTGCTCTGCGGCATGGCGGTGGGGTTCAACCGCGCCCAGCACTTTCGCCATCCCCAACCCAGCCGCCTGCGCATGCATGTGTTGGTGGGCTTGAGTGCCTGTCTGATGGTGCTGGCAGCGGGGCCTGATCTGGAGGCCCGCAGCCGGGTGATTCAGGGGGTGGCCACTGGCGTGGGCTTCTTGGGGGCGGGCGAAATCCTGGTGGACCGCCGTGGCAACGGCCATGACGACCCCACCCCGCAGGTGCACGGTCTCACCAGTGCCGCCTCGATCTGGTTCACCGCCGCCCTGGGGGTGACGGTGGCTGCGGCCAGTCCGTTGATGGCGCTGGTGGCGTTGCTGCTGGCCCTTCTCGTGTTGTCGCGTTCCGGTCAGGCCCATGGCTGA
- a CDS encoding FUSC family protein, with the protein MSNELLRNSLKMAVAVFITATIAVWTERIEFVWYPVLAAIIVVDDNDDQTISAASARILGTVAGGLITFIVHTILSGWVGVLVSLVLMVPILDWLGWKSALGTASMTSIMFLMIPSHVALNWNYVFNRALDTVVGCVVAILVGLLFWPRNSYRELGAADERLRSSLQRQLRRYSAWLRQQAERPQPLNPAPLTTDLLRMEQLVNRERSGPRHKLLRNSQWEQRLRLWQLTQSHWVSWERVMQTLPERSLQQAELIRGAVLGLGEQLEARPQPTPQRNARAWQQLAEREQLPLLPLLALAEELRPLHASLGALNRLAPGQPRQP; encoded by the coding sequence GTGTCGAACGAGTTGCTGCGCAACAGCCTCAAGATGGCCGTGGCGGTGTTCATCACAGCCACCATTGCGGTGTGGACCGAACGGATTGAGTTTGTCTGGTATCCGGTCTTGGCGGCCATCATCGTTGTGGATGACAACGATGATCAAACAATCAGCGCCGCCTCCGCGCGCATCCTCGGCACGGTGGCCGGCGGCCTGATCACCTTCATCGTCCACACCATCCTCTCGGGCTGGGTCGGGGTGTTGGTGTCGCTGGTGTTGATGGTTCCGATCTTGGACTGGCTGGGCTGGAAGAGCGCCCTGGGCACCGCAAGCATGACCAGCATCATGTTTTTGATGATCCCCAGCCATGTGGCGCTCAATTGGAACTATGTGTTCAATCGAGCGCTCGACACCGTGGTGGGGTGCGTGGTGGCGATCCTCGTTGGATTGCTGTTCTGGCCGCGCAATAGTTACCGCGAGCTCGGCGCCGCGGATGAACGCCTGCGCAGCAGCTTGCAGCGCCAATTGCGGCGCTACAGCGCCTGGCTGCGCCAACAGGCGGAGCGCCCCCAACCGCTCAACCCCGCCCCCCTCACCACTGATCTGCTGCGCATGGAGCAGTTGGTGAACCGCGAACGCAGCGGCCCCCGCCACAAGCTCCTGCGCAACAGCCAGTGGGAGCAGCGCCTGCGGCTGTGGCAGCTCACCCAATCCCACTGGGTGAGCTGGGAGCGTGTGATGCAAACCCTCCCCGAGCGCTCGCTCCAGCAGGCGGAGCTGATCCGCGGGGCCGTGTTGGGCCTGGGCGAACAGCTCGAAGCCCGGCCCCAGCCCACACCCCAGCGCAACGCCCGGGCCTGGCAACAACTGGCCGAGCGTGAGCAGCTGCCCCTGCTCCCTCTCCTCGCCCTGGCGGAGGAGCTACGCCCCCTGCATGCCTCACTCGGGGCCCTCAACCGCCTCGCCCCTGGGCAGCCGAGGCAGCCGTGA
- a CDS encoding FUSC family protein yields MIDRNHLRTAFTAGLGNGFASITGLPDAQYVALAVLSVSSGTYGTSFELGRQRLLGTVLGSVLLLIGFECLHTLPIAVGLAITLGCLRLLGGLLSLRVGYKVGGMIVVMGWLVHEGNLASWIPLRFFWTVLGVVLTVLSLRLFWPARGLTQCFGRYGDLMEQLQHTLIALAQRLEAQPATREPNPSAPAATFRQLRLTLQSARSQRPALVQELGNQPERHPAALLVSNLDATASRLVSMVGGMERAVPSQRDPQLVARLHQAEAELLEHMAAQVGIWSQQLRSARGLPSPPPQELQLPRSWLELGAELNDPVVNSASLDRLERIASRLVLCRQAEQAIRGGESSWRAIMARR; encoded by the coding sequence GTGATCGACCGCAACCACCTACGCACAGCCTTCACCGCGGGTCTGGGCAATGGCTTCGCCAGCATCACCGGCCTGCCCGACGCTCAGTACGTCGCTCTGGCGGTGCTGTCGGTATCGAGCGGCACCTATGGCACCTCCTTCGAACTGGGTCGCCAGCGCTTACTGGGCACCGTGCTCGGCTCGGTGTTGTTGCTGATCGGCTTTGAGTGCCTGCACACCTTGCCGATTGCGGTGGGTCTGGCGATCACCCTGGGCTGCCTGCGCCTGCTCGGCGGCCTGTTGAGCCTGAGGGTGGGTTACAAGGTGGGCGGCATGATCGTGGTGATGGGCTGGCTGGTGCATGAGGGCAACCTCGCCAGCTGGATTCCACTGCGCTTCTTCTGGACCGTCCTTGGCGTGGTGCTCACGGTGCTGAGCCTGCGGCTGTTCTGGCCAGCGCGGGGGCTGACGCAGTGCTTCGGTCGCTACGGCGACTTGATGGAGCAGTTGCAGCACACCTTGATCGCCCTCGCTCAGCGCCTCGAGGCCCAGCCCGCGACCCGCGAACCCAACCCGTCCGCCCCTGCTGCAACCTTTCGTCAGTTGCGCCTCACGCTCCAAAGCGCCCGCAGCCAACGGCCGGCGCTCGTGCAGGAGCTCGGGAACCAACCCGAACGCCACCCCGCGGCGTTATTGGTAAGCAACCTCGATGCGACCGCCTCACGGCTGGTCAGCATGGTGGGCGGGATGGAGCGGGCGGTGCCAAGCCAACGCGACCCCCAGCTGGTAGCCCGGCTGCACCAGGCCGAAGCGGAGCTGCTGGAGCACATGGCGGCTCAGGTGGGGATCTGGAGCCAGCAGTTGCGCAGCGCCCGCGGTCTGCCCAGTCCGCCGCCACAGGAGCTCCAGCTGCCCCGCAGCTGGCTGGAGCTCGGCGCCGAACTGAACGATCCGGTGGTGAATTCCGCCTCCCTGGATCGCTTGGAGCGCATTGCCAGCCGGCTGGTGCTCTGCCGCCAAGCCGAGCAAGCCATTCGCGGCGGCGAAAGCAGCTGGCGGGCGATCATGGCGCGGAGGTGA
- a CDS encoding TolC family protein, with translation MALRKRALTLSLLCCGPALAAPQPTLPVSTAVPAPMIGGSTELLERSWQTLDSELRALDQLLPAEPEPPVRDVLSTPELPPNLLRANEPAQGPIQPEQSTPAPPLDLPTPKQLEASGIASLSLEQALAIAFASSASLQAQREQVAAALASFQAAMGTYWPTISAFAAGGYDRSRSTETSLQANDNFGFGPQFDGNGLLKPTNPLSKKPQLGTPTGGAFGVPEGGWVKATSGSSAFEGGLQLNYALLDFARTPKVQAARASLEQQRNTYANQLRSLQLQVSEAYYQLQQQEQLVRVYDANVRNDLVILQDSLDLKQAGLVPRLDVLRRRAIQASDEETLIQAMADRAVARRRLAVLLNLPPQVTPSASDPIVVQPRWPLDLEASLLAAYRGNPELEAILATRQALAQQKQATAAGLLPKLSLFANAGGSSNLSSLGNFELGGGGCCGSTALPLTSTNAWDWSVGLTMTWLLFDAGTTAGQARAFAKREAAAAQQYAATRNDIRLRLEQAFFNHEASLAKLSSARRGVAAAVEAFRDVRLRYLTGLSSELDVSITQDRLINSLVQRLNATVGVNVTYAQLLRELLPMPRDPNQPIQPQLQLQVSSSSP, from the coding sequence GTGGCCCTGCGAAAGCGCGCTCTCACCCTCAGTTTGCTCTGCTGCGGCCCGGCCCTGGCGGCCCCGCAGCCAACCCTCCCGGTTTCCACGGCCGTGCCGGCTCCGATGATCGGAGGCTCCACCGAACTGCTCGAGCGCAGTTGGCAGACGCTCGATTCCGAGCTGCGCGCCCTCGATCAACTGCTGCCGGCGGAGCCTGAGCCCCCCGTGCGCGATGTGCTCAGCACCCCTGAGCTCCCGCCCAATCTCTTGCGGGCCAACGAACCGGCCCAGGGCCCCATCCAACCGGAGCAATCCACCCCAGCCCCGCCCCTGGATCTGCCAACCCCCAAGCAGCTGGAGGCCTCTGGGATCGCCAGCTTGAGCCTTGAGCAGGCCCTGGCCATCGCTTTTGCCAGTAGCGCCAGCCTGCAGGCCCAACGCGAGCAGGTGGCGGCAGCCCTGGCCAGCTTCCAGGCTGCGATGGGCACCTACTGGCCCACGATCAGCGCCTTTGCCGCCGGCGGCTACGACCGCAGCCGCAGCACCGAAACCTCGCTGCAAGCCAACGACAACTTTGGCTTTGGCCCACAGTTTGACGGCAACGGTCTGCTGAAGCCGACCAACCCCCTATCCAAAAAACCTCAGCTGGGCACCCCTACCGGTGGAGCCTTTGGGGTACCCGAGGGCGGCTGGGTGAAGGCCACCTCCGGCAGCAGCGCCTTTGAAGGCGGGCTGCAGCTCAACTACGCGCTGCTCGATTTCGCGCGCACCCCCAAGGTGCAAGCAGCCCGCGCCAGCCTCGAGCAACAGCGCAACACCTACGCCAATCAACTGCGCTCCTTGCAGCTGCAGGTGAGCGAGGCCTACTACCAGCTGCAGCAGCAGGAGCAGCTGGTGCGCGTCTACGACGCGAACGTACGCAACGATCTGGTGATCCTGCAGGACAGCCTCGACCTCAAACAGGCCGGCCTGGTGCCTCGCCTCGATGTATTGCGGCGCCGGGCGATCCAAGCCTCCGATGAAGAAACGCTGATTCAGGCCATGGCCGATCGCGCCGTGGCGCGCCGGCGGCTGGCGGTGCTGCTCAACCTGCCGCCCCAGGTCACCCCCAGCGCCAGCGATCCGATCGTGGTGCAGCCCCGTTGGCCCCTGGATCTCGAGGCGAGCCTGTTGGCGGCCTACCGCGGCAACCCCGAGCTCGAGGCGATCCTGGCCACCCGCCAAGCCCTGGCGCAGCAGAAGCAGGCCACCGCAGCGGGCTTACTGCCCAAGCTGTCGCTGTTTGCCAACGCCGGCGGCAGCAGCAACCTCTCCAGCCTCGGCAACTTTGAACTGGGCGGCGGCGGCTGTTGCGGCTCCACCGCCCTGCCCCTCACCTCCACCAATGCCTGGGATTGGTCGGTGGGCCTCACCATGACCTGGCTGCTCTTCGACGCCGGCACCACCGCCGGTCAGGCCCGCGCCTTCGCCAAGCGGGAAGCCGCCGCGGCCCAGCAATACGCCGCCACCCGCAACGACATCCGCCTGCGGCTGGAGCAAGCCTTCTTCAACCACGAAGCCAGCCTCGCCAAGCTCAGCTCGGCTCGCCGCGGTGTGGCCGCTGCCGTGGAAGCCTTTCGCGATGTGCGCCTGCGCTATCTCACCGGCCTCTCCAGCGAGTTGGATGTGTCGATCACCCAAGACCGCCTGATCAACAGCCTGGTGCAACGGCTCAACGCCACGGTGGGCGTGAATGTCACCTACGCGCAGCTGCTGCGGGAGCTGTTGCCGATGCCGCGCGATCCCAACCAACCGATCCAGCCACAGCTGCAGCTCCAGGTGTCGAGCAGCAGCCCCTGA
- a CDS encoding FUSC family protein, protein MLRPALRDNLRLALTVALVNGFATLTGLAFAMYASLAVLSVSVGNYGNTLELGRQRLIGTTIGAIVVFFGYRAWGHLPVLIALPLAMLLARLIAGSLRLTVGYSVCCFVVIMGWLLHEQQLDSWIPLRLFWTAFGIVMALLSLRLFWPARARLQQRQGLLQLLVDLGHTLSDYLQSPPDAKRRNALTQRLRAMRNSLISLREQRVNALRELGPLASRHPVAQLWDLMDHACEMLILDLDELRRLPDPQWQAWGLHRQHEAALQFTAAVANRLLNWQGNLSRSLELQPPPPTPRPVLPIEDLSDEQAKAAFQRLTPSELQQVAGRLMVLNRIDHTLEITERRWRTLVI, encoded by the coding sequence ATGCTGCGGCCCGCCCTGCGCGACAACCTGCGCCTGGCCCTCACGGTGGCCCTGGTGAATGGCTTCGCCACCCTCACCGGCCTTGCCTTTGCGATGTACGCCTCGCTGGCGGTGCTGAGCGTGAGCGTGGGCAACTACGGCAACACGCTGGAGCTGGGGCGCCAACGGCTGATCGGCACCACCATTGGCGCCATCGTGGTGTTCTTCGGCTACCGGGCCTGGGGCCATCTGCCGGTGCTGATCGCCCTGCCTCTGGCGATGCTGCTCGCCCGCCTGATCGCCGGCAGCCTGCGGCTCACGGTGGGCTACTCGGTGTGTTGCTTTGTCGTGATCATGGGCTGGCTGTTGCATGAACAACAGCTCGACAGCTGGATCCCCCTGCGTCTGTTCTGGACGGCGTTCGGGATCGTCATGGCGCTGCTCAGCCTGCGCCTGTTCTGGCCAGCGCGGGCCCGCCTGCAACAACGCCAGGGCTTGCTGCAGTTGCTGGTGGATCTGGGCCACACCCTCAGCGACTACCTGCAGTCGCCGCCCGATGCGAAACGCCGCAACGCCCTCACCCAACGGCTACGGGCGATGCGCAACAGCCTGATCAGCCTGCGCGAGCAACGGGTGAACGCCCTGCGGGAGCTCGGCCCCCTGGCCAGCCGACATCCTGTCGCCCAGCTCTGGGATCTGATGGATCACGCCTGCGAGATGTTGATCCTCGATCTCGATGAATTGCGTCGTCTACCCGATCCGCAATGGCAGGCCTGGGGACTGCACCGCCAACACGAGGCTGCGCTGCAGTTCACCGCAGCAGTGGCGAATCGCCTGCTCAACTGGCAAGGCAACTTGAGCCGCTCCTTGGAGCTGCAGCCGCCGCCGCCAACGCCGCGGCCTGTGCTGCCGATCGAAGACCTCAGCGACGAGCAAGCCAAAGCCGCCTTTCAACGCCTCACCCCCAGCGAGCTGCAACAGGTGGCCGGCCGGCTGATGGTGCTCAACCGCATTGATCACACCCTGGAGATCACGGAGCGACGCTGGCGGACCCTGGTGATCTGA
- a CDS encoding NHLP bacteriocin system secretion protein → MTQATPTADTPWYRRRAQQLRERWQGLSDHNQVGVCLAGVTGSVVLWALFWPVPTEVKGTGVLIYPENAGILNARSGGQVREVFVRVGQTVKRGQVLMQLYLPVLERQLEQQRGNLRQLERHNEKLDYRDELRLLTEKRALDTALAKYSDDRRRYGELQSTYSSKLRNLDWLAKREVVAPLSTEVVSAEQGLTSTSVNLDEVKINERNVVTSYQQVKLNIETQALQRRYQIDDLKREIAVTQAKIAYDGKVHAERDGTVLDLQVIPGQTVSTGQRLGTIGRPEQPNAKDRPLKAVAYFPPADARRLPLGLPVEVVPLWKQRGRFGGIVGKVTQVLTLPATEDDISTTIGNPQLAQELTKNGPVMRSEIELEPDPASVDGYRWTLSGGSGVFPIREGLTISTHAYVEWRSPITYVIPGLRSLTGGYRTPWIDLRWNLPFLRQPNTLQ, encoded by the coding sequence ATGACTCAGGCCACCCCCACTGCCGACACGCCCTGGTACCGCCGGCGTGCCCAGCAGCTGCGCGAGCGCTGGCAGGGGTTGAGCGATCACAACCAGGTGGGGGTCTGCCTGGCCGGTGTGACCGGTTCGGTCGTGCTGTGGGCCCTGTTCTGGCCGGTGCCCACCGAGGTGAAAGGCACTGGGGTGCTCATCTATCCGGAAAACGCCGGCATCCTCAATGCCCGCTCCGGTGGTCAGGTGCGCGAAGTGTTCGTGCGCGTGGGCCAAACGGTGAAGCGCGGTCAGGTGTTGATGCAGCTCTATCTGCCGGTGCTCGAACGGCAGCTGGAGCAGCAGCGCGGCAACCTGCGCCAGCTCGAGCGCCACAACGAGAAGCTCGATTACCGCGATGAGCTGCGCTTGCTCACCGAGAAGCGCGCACTCGACACCGCCCTCGCCAAGTATTCCGACGATCGCCGCCGCTACGGCGAGTTGCAGTCGACGTACTCCAGCAAGTTGCGCAACCTGGATTGGTTGGCGAAACGGGAAGTGGTGGCGCCGCTCTCCACCGAGGTGGTGTCTGCAGAGCAGGGCCTCACCAGCACCAGCGTGAATCTCGATGAGGTGAAGATCAACGAGCGCAACGTGGTGACCAGCTACCAGCAGGTGAAGCTCAACATCGAGACCCAGGCCCTGCAGCGCCGCTATCAGATCGATGATCTCAAGCGCGAGATCGCGGTGACCCAGGCCAAGATCGCCTACGACGGCAAGGTGCACGCCGAACGCGACGGCACGGTGCTCGATTTGCAGGTGATCCCGGGCCAGACCGTGAGCACCGGTCAGCGCCTGGGCACGATCGGGCGTCCCGAGCAGCCCAATGCCAAGGACCGGCCCCTCAAGGCTGTGGCCTACTTCCCACCCGCCGACGCCCGTCGCCTGCCCCTGGGGCTGCCGGTCGAGGTGGTGCCGCTGTGGAAGCAGCGCGGTCGCTTCGGCGGGATTGTGGGCAAGGTGACCCAGGTGCTCACCCTGCCTGCCACCGAAGACGACATCTCCACCACCATCGGCAACCCGCAGCTCGCCCAGGAGCTCACCAAGAACGGCCCGGTGATGCGCAGTGAGATTGAGCTCGAGCCTGATCCCGCCAGCGTGGATGGCTACCGCTGGACCCTCTCCGGCGGCAGCGGCGTCTTCCCGATCCGCGAAGGCCTCACTATTTCCACCCACGCCTACGTGGAGTGGCGTTCACCGATCACCTACGTGATTCCCGGTCTGCGCTCCCTCACCGGCGGTTACCGCACCCCCTGGATCGACCTGCGCTGGAACCTGCCCTTCCTGCGCCAGCCCAACACCCTCCAATGA
- a CDS encoding FAD-dependent oxidoreductase → MAGAPAGLVVVGGGLAGALLALELRQLGEAVTLIDAPPADGTASATAISYGVIPGWPLAPTPLARLAAGASHHWRQLQQRHGPLGWHRCALRLQGPSPWLSALARLGVLPLAQVDTAVLNERLPAVLAQAGVERLGATALAIQPAAGGWQVQLSDGSSCQADQVVLAAGPGCHRLWPHLPQTLRSSWAAVLELQVFPAALGSAAAWLPQGFARLGLERRSDGLLEPAWVVDPGLVPWGRGALVGQYTWLAASAAYAEPPPAALCEQQLRQELEQRAAWSRQRQAFTGVLRQAAVAFSTTGAPLVGALDRAPGLWLFTGFSGAFAQVPVLAPLLAQCLVGDSRRAGAAEQRLQQLGVWPQGG, encoded by the coding sequence ATGGCCGGCGCACCCGCCGGCCTGGTGGTCGTCGGCGGGGGGCTGGCGGGAGCACTGCTGGCCCTGGAGCTGCGCCAGCTCGGGGAGGCCGTCACCCTGATTGATGCGCCTCCGGCGGACGGCACCGCGTCGGCCACGGCGATCAGTTACGGCGTGATTCCCGGTTGGCCGCTGGCTCCCACGCCCCTGGCGCGGTTGGCGGCCGGTGCCTCGCACCACTGGCGCCAGCTGCAGCAGCGCCATGGGCCGCTGGGCTGGCATCGATGCGCGTTGCGCCTGCAGGGCCCAAGCCCTTGGCTGAGCGCGTTGGCCCGCCTGGGGGTGTTGCCTCTGGCGCAGGTGGATACCGCGGTGCTGAACGAGCGCTTGCCGGCGGTGCTGGCGCAGGCTGGGGTGGAGCGGCTTGGTGCAACGGCGTTAGCGATCCAGCCCGCTGCAGGCGGCTGGCAGGTGCAGCTGAGCGATGGCAGCTCCTGCCAGGCCGATCAGGTGGTGTTGGCGGCGGGGCCGGGCTGCCACCGCCTCTGGCCGCACCTGCCCCAGACCTTGCGCAGCAGTTGGGCGGCGGTGCTCGAACTCCAGGTGTTTCCCGCGGCGCTTGGATCTGCGGCGGCCTGGCTACCCCAGGGCTTTGCGCGGCTGGGTTTGGAGCGCCGATCGGATGGGTTGCTCGAGCCTGCCTGGGTGGTGGATCCGGGTCTGGTGCCCTGGGGGCGCGGCGCTTTGGTGGGCCAGTACACCTGGCTTGCCGCCTCGGCGGCCTACGCAGAACCACCGCCGGCGGCGCTGTGTGAGCAGCAGTTGCGCCAGGAGCTGGAGCAGCGTGCGGCCTGGAGCCGGCAGCGGCAGGCGTTCACCGGGGTGCTGCGCCAGGCGGCCGTGGCCTTCAGCACCACCGGGGCGCCATTGGTGGGAGCGCTGGACCGAGCCCCGGGGCTGTGGCTGTTCACCGGCTTCAGCGGGGCTTTTGCCCAGGTGCCGGTGTTGGCTCCGTTGCTCGCCCAGTGTCTGGTGGGAGACAGCCGGCGGGCGGGTGCAGCGGAGCAGCGGCTGCAACAGCTGGGGGTGTGGCCGCAGGGGGGCTGA
- the psbP gene encoding photosystem II reaction center PsbP, whose protein sequence is MLPSPFSSHSRRAPLTALLAVLLAVVLSACSAAAAGLNSYQSPDGRYAFLYPTGWTRVQVTDGPQVVFHDLINADETLSLVVSDVNSTNSLENLGSAVAVGEKLRRVVIAPEGSGREAELVEASEREDGGRTFYDLEYAVHLSDRDRHELATVVVDRGRLYTFAASTNEARWPRVEGLFHQVISSFTLRI, encoded by the coding sequence ATGCTGCCCTCGCCGTTCTCCTCGCACTCCCGCCGGGCCCCGCTCACCGCCCTGTTGGCTGTGCTGCTGGCGGTGGTGCTCAGCGCCTGCAGTGCCGCCGCCGCTGGTTTGAATTCCTATCAGAGCCCAGATGGGCGCTACGCCTTCCTCTATCCCACCGGCTGGACGCGCGTGCAGGTCACCGATGGCCCGCAGGTGGTGTTCCACGACCTGATCAATGCCGACGAAACCTTGAGCCTGGTGGTGTCGGATGTGAACAGCACCAACAGCCTCGAGAACCTCGGCAGCGCTGTCGCCGTGGGCGAAAAGCTGCGCCGCGTGGTGATCGCCCCGGAAGGCAGTGGCCGTGAGGCCGAGCTGGTGGAGGCCTCCGAGCGGGAAGACGGTGGCCGCACCTTCTACGACCTGGAATACGCCGTGCACCTGAGCGACCGCGATCGCCATGAGTTGGCCACCGTGGTGGTGGATCGCGGCCGCCTTTACACCTTTGCCGCCAGCACCAATGAGGCCCGTTGGCCTCGGGTGGAGGGTCTGTTCCACCAGGTGATCAGCTCCTTCACCCTGCGCATCTGA
- the recR gene encoding recombination mediator RecR encodes MIDQFERLPGIGPRTAQRLALHLLRQPSEQIQAFADALLAAKSQVGQCQRCYHLSADPLCEICRNEERNTGVLCVVADSRDLLALERTREFRGGYHVLGGLISPMDGVGPELLQIQPLVERVDRDGVSEVILALTPSVEGDTTSLYLARLLKPFTQVSRIAYGLPVGSELEYADEVTLARALEGRRRME; translated from the coding sequence CTGATCGATCAGTTCGAGCGACTGCCGGGCATCGGTCCGCGCACAGCCCAGCGCCTGGCCCTGCACCTGCTGCGCCAGCCCAGCGAGCAGATCCAGGCCTTCGCCGATGCTCTGCTGGCGGCCAAAAGCCAGGTGGGCCAATGCCAGCGCTGCTATCACCTCTCTGCCGATCCGCTCTGTGAGATCTGCCGCAATGAGGAGCGCAACACCGGCGTGCTCTGCGTGGTGGCCGACTCGCGCGACCTGCTGGCCCTGGAGCGCACCCGTGAATTCCGGGGCGGCTATCACGTGCTCGGTGGCCTGATCTCTCCGATGGATGGCGTGGGGCCGGAGCTGCTGCAGATCCAGCCGCTGGTGGAGCGGGTGGATCGTGATGGCGTCAGCGAGGTGATCCTGGCCCTCACCCCCTCAGTGGAAGGTGACACCACCAGCCTTTACCTGGCCCGCTTGCTCAAGCCCTTCACCCAGGTGAGCCGCATCGCCTACGGCCTGCCGGTGGGCAGCGAACTGGAATACGCCGATGAGGTGACCCTGGCGCGGGCCCTGGAAGGACGCAGACGGATGGAGTGA